In a single window of the Acyrthosiphon pisum isolate AL4f chromosome X, pea_aphid_22Mar2018_4r6ur, whole genome shotgun sequence genome:
- the LOC100163763 gene encoding ATP-dependent DNA helicase Q5-like isoform X1: MLPDRRYNIIDMDDESLLKYLRLYFHHSDFKNETQKDAILAILKRNADVIVSFPSGYGRTMCYQLPSLIYLKRMTIVIIPRIARIMDQVNSLKRLEIHTEVITTLTTTSEKMRIYGDLQSELRKSHFLYVTTDQASTSAFKQLFSHLVQTNNLSYIVVDETHCENQWIYGQKNNEYHTLGMLRKKYKEIPWIVVTATAGVDVVDFLKSVLYIEDDPKTCVRFSIPCFRPNLFYDVVQDNTNGVSVPHLKIFIDKYLTEENVSLESDSERPSGLIFCKTREVTEQLVKDLKQNGILIAAYHAGLEEADRNSVKDLFMKGHYQLLAVTSISGMEINKANIRLVVHWGLPSSVSTYYYESGQAGKDGNPARCRIYLTKRATLYYNPKNESMLAAAINSVDSIEQIQNSAKSFLVFLHSRYMKDFCEGLKCRHRFFSEYFGDKKMECIDKCDICSIISDDFYGGRSAIRLEMLQMGMNTYIKNICSKFHELQKNNMLTTTDALNIMKVCDEFVKANNSNNPEATLTTFNAYEKMMKVSNVDIKSPVENDDKKYEDQLLLSS; the protein is encoded by the exons ATGTTGCCCGACAGACGTTATAACATTATTGACATGGACGACGAATCACTGTTAAAATACTTGCGTCTTTATTTCCATCACTCCGACTTTAAGAACGAAACGCAGAAGGACGCTATCTTAGCAATATTGAAAA GAAATGCTGATGTTATTGTGTCGTTTCCGAGTGGTTATGGAAGAACAATGTGCTACCAACTGCCCTCTTTAATTTACTTGAAGAGAATGACAATAGTGATCATTCCTCGTATTGCACGAATAATG GACCAAGTTAATAGCTTGAAGCGTTTGGAAATTCACACTGAAGTTATTACTACATTAACAACTACTAGTGAAAAAATGCGTATTTATGGTGATTTACAATCTGAACTTAGAAAAAGCCACTTTCTTTATGTGACTACCGATCAAGCTTCAACTTCAGCCTTCAAA CAATTATTTTCTCACTTAGTACAAACTAACAATTTGTCATATATTGTCGTTGATGAAACACACTGTGAAAACCAATGGATTTATGGTCAAAAGAATAATGAGTATCATACACTGGGcatgttaagaaaaaaatacaaagaaatTCCATGGATTGTGGTTACAGCTACAGCTGGTGTtgat gtagttgattTCTTGAAGAGTGTTTTATACATTGAAGATGATCCTAAGACTTGTGTAAGGTTTTCGATTCCATGCTTTAGACCAAATCTATTTTATGATGTAGTTCAAGACAATACCAATGGAGTTTCAGTTCCtcatttaaagatatttattgACAAATATTTAACTGAAGAAAATGTGAGTCTTGaa TCAGACTCAGAAAGACCTTCtggattaatattttgtaagacgCGAGAGGTTACTGAACAATTAGTCAAAGATCTAAAACAAAATGGTATTTTGATTGCTGCCTATCATGCTG ggCTAGAGGAAGCTGATCGTAATTCTGTTAAAGACTTGTTTATGAAAGGACATTATCAACTTCTTGCTGTAACTAGTATTTCTGGAATGGAAATTAATAAAGCGAATATAAGATTAGTCGTACATTGGGGCTTGCCGTCTAGTGtttcgacatattattatgaatcagGTCAAGCTGGAAAAGACGGTAACCCAGCTCGATGTCGAATTTACTTAACAAAGCGAGCGACATTATACTATAATCCAAAAAATGAATCTATGTTGGCTGCTGCAATCAATTCAGTCGATTCTATCGAACAAATACAAAATTCAGCAAAGAGTTTCCTTGTATTTCTTCATTCTCGTTATATGAAAGATTTTTGTGAAGGTTTAAA gtGTAGACACAGATTTTTTTCCGAATATTTTGGAGATAAAAAAATGGAGTGTATTGATAAATGTGACATATGTTCCATAATATCTGATGACTTTTATGGAGGACGCAGTGCTATTAGACt AGAAATGCTACAGATGGGTATGAATACttacatcaaaaatatttgttcaaaatttcacgaattgcaaaaaaataacatgCTTACAACTACAGATGCACTAAATATAATGAAGGTCTGTGATGAATTTGTGAAAGCTAATAATTCCAACAACCCTGAAGCCACACTTACAACTTtcaatgcttatgaaaaaatg
- the LOC100163763 gene encoding ATP-dependent DNA helicase Q5-like isoform X2, translating to MLPDRRYNIIDMDDESLLKYLRLYFHHSDFKNETQKDAILAILKRNADVIVSFPSGYGRTMCYQLPSLIYLKRMTIVIIPRIARIMDQVNSLKRLEIHTEVITTLTTTSEKMRIYGDLQSELRKSHFLYVTTDQASTSAFKQLFSHLVQTNNLSYIVVDETHCENQWIYGQKNNEYHTLGMLRKKYKEIPWIVVTATAGVDVVDFLKSVLYIEDDPKTCVRFSIPCFRPNLFYDVVQDNTNGVSVPHLKIFIDKYLTEENVSLESDSERPSGLIFCKTREVTEQLVKDLKQNGILIAAYHAGLEEADRNSVKDLFMKGHYQLLAVTSISGMEINKANIRLVVHWGLPSSVSTYYYESGQAGKDGNPARCRIYLTKRATLYYNPKNESMLAAAINSVDSIEQIQNSAKSFLVFLHSRYMKDFCEGVDTDFFPNILEIKKWSVLINVTYVP from the exons ATGTTGCCCGACAGACGTTATAACATTATTGACATGGACGACGAATCACTGTTAAAATACTTGCGTCTTTATTTCCATCACTCCGACTTTAAGAACGAAACGCAGAAGGACGCTATCTTAGCAATATTGAAAA GAAATGCTGATGTTATTGTGTCGTTTCCGAGTGGTTATGGAAGAACAATGTGCTACCAACTGCCCTCTTTAATTTACTTGAAGAGAATGACAATAGTGATCATTCCTCGTATTGCACGAATAATG GACCAAGTTAATAGCTTGAAGCGTTTGGAAATTCACACTGAAGTTATTACTACATTAACAACTACTAGTGAAAAAATGCGTATTTATGGTGATTTACAATCTGAACTTAGAAAAAGCCACTTTCTTTATGTGACTACCGATCAAGCTTCAACTTCAGCCTTCAAA CAATTATTTTCTCACTTAGTACAAACTAACAATTTGTCATATATTGTCGTTGATGAAACACACTGTGAAAACCAATGGATTTATGGTCAAAAGAATAATGAGTATCATACACTGGGcatgttaagaaaaaaatacaaagaaatTCCATGGATTGTGGTTACAGCTACAGCTGGTGTtgat gtagttgattTCTTGAAGAGTGTTTTATACATTGAAGATGATCCTAAGACTTGTGTAAGGTTTTCGATTCCATGCTTTAGACCAAATCTATTTTATGATGTAGTTCAAGACAATACCAATGGAGTTTCAGTTCCtcatttaaagatatttattgACAAATATTTAACTGAAGAAAATGTGAGTCTTGaa TCAGACTCAGAAAGACCTTCtggattaatattttgtaagacgCGAGAGGTTACTGAACAATTAGTCAAAGATCTAAAACAAAATGGTATTTTGATTGCTGCCTATCATGCTG ggCTAGAGGAAGCTGATCGTAATTCTGTTAAAGACTTGTTTATGAAAGGACATTATCAACTTCTTGCTGTAACTAGTATTTCTGGAATGGAAATTAATAAAGCGAATATAAGATTAGTCGTACATTGGGGCTTGCCGTCTAGTGtttcgacatattattatgaatcagGTCAAGCTGGAAAAGACGGTAACCCAGCTCGATGTCGAATTTACTTAACAAAGCGAGCGACATTATACTATAATCCAAAAAATGAATCTATGTTGGCTGCTGCAATCAATTCAGTCGATTCTATCGAACAAATACAAAATTCAGCAAAGAGTTTCCTTGTATTTCTTCATTCTCGTTATATGAAAGATTTTTGTGAAG gtGTAGACACAGATTTTTTTCCGAATATTTTGGAGATAAAAAAATGGAGTGTATTGATAAATGTGACATATGTTCCATAA